The Microbacterium limosum genome contains a region encoding:
- a CDS encoding L-threonylcarbamoyladenylate synthase: MTAMFDCRDEAQLLTGMRQARQLLARGELVVLPTDTVYGIAADAFNAGAVAALLAAKGRGRQSPPPVLVSGPPMLRALVADVPAEVDALVEAFWPGGLTVVLPSQPSLAWDLGETHGTVAVRMPDHRVALELIAESGPLAVSSANLTGHPAATSMVGALEMLGDSVSVYLDDGPSRTGVASTIVDATSLTGGAGGAGVRVLREGAISRDRLREVLGDALEPDADA, from the coding sequence ATGACCGCGATGTTCGACTGCCGAGACGAGGCGCAGCTGCTCACCGGCATGCGCCAGGCGCGTCAGCTGCTGGCGCGCGGGGAGCTCGTCGTGCTGCCCACCGACACCGTGTACGGAATCGCCGCCGACGCGTTCAACGCGGGAGCCGTCGCCGCCCTCCTCGCGGCGAAGGGGCGCGGGCGCCAGTCGCCCCCGCCCGTGCTCGTCTCCGGACCGCCGATGCTTCGCGCGCTCGTCGCCGACGTCCCCGCCGAGGTCGATGCGCTCGTGGAGGCCTTCTGGCCGGGGGGTCTCACCGTCGTGCTGCCGAGCCAGCCCTCCCTCGCCTGGGACCTGGGCGAGACGCACGGCACGGTCGCCGTGCGGATGCCCGATCACCGCGTCGCGCTCGAGCTCATCGCCGAGAGCGGCCCGCTCGCCGTTTCCAGCGCGAACCTGACCGGCCACCCGGCGGCCACGAGCATGGTCGGCGCGCTGGAGATGCTCGGCGACAGCGTGTCGGTGTACCTCGACGACGGTCCGTCCCGGACGGGTGTCGCGTCGACGATCGTCGACGCGACGTCGCTCACCGGCGGTGCCGGGGGAGCCGGGGTGCGGGTGCTGCGCGAGGGGGCGATCTCGCGCGATCGGCTGCGAGAGGTCCTGGGCGACGCGCTCGAGCCGGACGCCGACGCGTGA
- a CDS encoding MraY family glycosyltransferase encodes MKQYLFTILFTGAVTLALAWAVWQLSMRFKLYPGIRERDVHKTPTPRLGGIAMFIGIMGALLVSKANEYFGTFWADPPKEVIAIAAATTLIVVVGVADDLWDLDWMIKLGAQFLAAGIIAGYGELQIYSLPIGGLTVGSSWVSFTLTVFAIVVVMNAVNFIDGLDGLVAGVTLIANGVFFVYSYLLLREFATSNFSLATFLAAALVGACLGFLPLNWSPAKLFMGDAGALMIGLLMATSAVAITGALDPGVLDPEDIGRSQLLGAFIPILLPVVVVMLPLLDFGLAVIRRIRAGKSPFSPDRKHLHHRMLDMGHSDRDAVLIFYAWTAIMGLAVLLMFLAERAGLSYMIGVAFAVVGGAACLTITFLPSRRPRRRAPEASDGIMTPVEELP; translated from the coding sequence GTGAAGCAGTACCTCTTCACAATCCTCTTCACCGGCGCGGTGACGCTGGCGCTCGCGTGGGCGGTGTGGCAGCTCAGCATGCGGTTCAAGCTGTACCCCGGCATCCGCGAGCGCGATGTGCACAAGACGCCGACGCCCCGCCTCGGCGGCATCGCCATGTTCATCGGCATCATGGGGGCACTCCTCGTCTCGAAGGCGAACGAGTACTTCGGCACGTTCTGGGCCGATCCGCCGAAGGAGGTGATCGCCATCGCGGCCGCCACGACGCTCATCGTCGTCGTGGGAGTCGCGGACGATCTGTGGGATCTCGACTGGATGATCAAGCTGGGGGCCCAGTTCCTCGCCGCCGGCATCATCGCGGGCTACGGCGAGCTGCAGATCTACTCCCTGCCGATCGGCGGGCTCACCGTCGGATCCAGCTGGGTCAGCTTCACGCTGACCGTGTTCGCGATCGTGGTCGTGATGAACGCCGTGAACTTCATCGACGGGCTCGACGGCCTCGTGGCCGGCGTCACGCTCATCGCGAACGGCGTGTTCTTCGTGTACTCCTATCTGCTGCTGCGCGAGTTCGCCACGAGCAACTTCTCCCTCGCCACCTTCCTCGCCGCCGCCCTCGTGGGCGCGTGTCTCGGCTTCCTGCCGCTGAACTGGAGCCCCGCGAAGCTGTTCATGGGCGACGCCGGCGCGCTCATGATCGGATTGCTGATGGCCACGTCCGCCGTCGCCATCACCGGCGCGCTCGACCCGGGCGTGCTCGACCCGGAGGACATCGGGCGTTCGCAGCTGCTCGGAGCCTTCATCCCGATCCTCCTTCCCGTCGTCGTGGTGATGCTGCCCCTGCTCGACTTCGGCCTCGCCGTCATCCGTCGCATCCGCGCGGGGAAGTCGCCCTTCTCTCCCGATCGCAAGCACCTGCACCACCGCATGCTCGACATGGGCCACAGCGACCGGGATGCCGTGCTGATCTTCTATGCCTGGACAGCCATCATGGGGCTCGCCGTGCTCCTGATGTTCCTCGCCGAGCGTGCGGGCCTGTCGTACATGATCGGCGTCGCTTTCGCCGTCGTGGGCGGCGCAGCCTGCCTGACCATCACCTTCC